The following are encoded together in the Streptococcus oralis genome:
- the tpx gene encoding thiol peroxidase: protein MTTFLGNPVTFTGKQLQVGDKALDFSLTTTDLSKKTLADFEGKKKVLSVVPSIDTGICSTQTRRFNQELANLDNTVVLTVSMDLPFAQGRWCGAEGLDNAIMLSDYFDHSFGRDYALLINEWHLLARAVFVLDTDNVIRYVEYVDNINTEPDFEAAIAAVKELD, encoded by the coding sequence ATGACCACTTTTCTCGGAAATCCTGTAACTTTTACAGGTAAACAACTGCAAGTCGGAGACAAGGCACTTGACTTTTCTCTTACGACAACCGATCTCTCTAAAAAAACGCTAGCTGACTTTGAAGGAAAGAAAAAAGTCTTGAGTGTTGTCCCTTCTATCGATACTGGTATCTGCTCAACGCAAACTCGTCGTTTCAACCAAGAACTAGCTAACCTCGACAACACCGTCGTTCTTACTGTTTCTATGGACCTACCATTTGCCCAAGGACGCTGGTGTGGGGCTGAAGGTCTTGACAATGCCATCATGCTTTCAGACTATTTTGACCATTCTTTCGGGCGCGATTATGCCCTCTTGATCAACGAATGGCATCTCCTTGCACGTGCTGTCTTTGTTCTCGATACTGACAATGTCATCCGTTACGTAGAATACGTTGACAACATCAACACAGAACCAGACTTTGAAGCTGCTATTGCTGCAGTGAAAGAACTGGACTAA
- a CDS encoding metal ABC transporter permease, producing the protein MIVEFIDGLQHFHFLQNALITAIVIGVVAGAVGCFIILRGMSLMGDAISHAVLPGVALSFILGIDFFIGAIIFGLMASIIITYIKGNSIIKSDTAIGITFSSFLALGVILISVAKSSTDLFHILFGNILAVQDTDMWITIGVGALILLIIGIFFKQLLITSFDELLAKAMGMPVNFYHYLLMVLLTLVSVTAMQSVGTILIVAMLITPAATAYLYANSLKSMIFLSSTLGATASVLGLFIGYSFNLAAGSSIVLTSASFFLISFFISPKQRYLKLKNKKINK; encoded by the coding sequence ATGATAGTAGAATTTATCGATGGATTGCAACATTTCCATTTCCTACAAAATGCCCTGATAACAGCTATAGTCATCGGGGTGGTTGCTGGAGCCGTGGGATGTTTTATCATCTTACGTGGAATGTCTCTCATGGGGGATGCCATCTCTCACGCAGTTTTGCCCGGCGTAGCCCTTTCCTTTATCCTGGGAATTGATTTCTTTATTGGAGCGATCATCTTTGGCTTGATGGCTTCCATCATCATTACCTACATCAAGGGGAACTCTATCATCAAGAGTGACACTGCCATTGGTATTACCTTTTCATCTTTCTTAGCCTTAGGTGTCATCTTGATTAGTGTTGCCAAGAGTTCGACAGACCTCTTCCATATCCTTTTTGGGAATATCCTCGCTGTCCAAGATACGGACATGTGGATCACCATTGGTGTGGGGGCATTGATTCTCTTGATTATCGGGATTTTCTTTAAACAACTATTGATTACATCCTTTGACGAGCTTTTGGCTAAAGCCATGGGAATGCCTGTTAATTTCTATCACTATCTACTCATGGTGCTCTTGACCCTTGTGTCAGTCACTGCCATGCAAAGTGTTGGAACGATTCTTATCGTGGCCATGTTGATCACCCCAGCTGCGACGGCTTACCTTTATGCTAATAGCCTAAAGAGCATGATTTTTCTTTCATCAACCCTAGGGGCAACCGCTTCTGTTTTGGGACTCTTTATCGGCTATAGCTTCAACCTCGCAGCAGGATCCAGCATCGTGCTCACATCTGCCAGCTTCTTCTTAATCAGTTTCTTTATCTCTCCAAAGCAACGATACTTGAAACTAAAAAATAAAAAAATCAATAAATAA
- a CDS encoding metal ABC transporter substrate-binding protein: protein MKKLGTLLVLFLSIIGLAACASGKKDTASTNQKLKVVATNSIIADITKNIAGDKIDLHSIVPVGQDPHEYEPLPEDVKKTSEADLIFYNGINLETGGNAWFTKLVENAKKTENKDYYAVSDGVDIIYLEGQNEKGKEDPHAWLNLENGIIYAKNIAKQLIAKDPSNKEFYEKNLKDYTEKLDKLDKEAKEKFNNIPAEKKLIVTSEGCFKYFSKAYEVPSAYIWEINTEEEGTPEQIKTLVEKLRQTKVPSLFVESSVDDRPMKTVSQDTNIPIYAQIFTDSIAEEGKEGDSYYNMMKYNLDKIAEGLSK, encoded by the coding sequence ATGAAAAAATTAGGTACATTGCTCGTTCTTTTTCTTTCTATCATTGGATTAGCTGCCTGTGCTAGTGGGAAAAAAGATACAGCATCTACAAACCAAAAACTAAAGGTTGTAGCGACTAACTCTATCATTGCTGATATTACTAAAAATATCGCTGGTGACAAGATTGATCTTCATAGTATCGTTCCTGTTGGTCAAGACCCACACGAGTACGAACCACTTCCTGAAGACGTAAAGAAAACTTCTGAGGCTGACCTCATTTTCTATAACGGTATCAACCTTGAAACAGGTGGCAATGCTTGGTTTACCAAATTGGTCGAAAATGCCAAGAAAACTGAAAACAAAGACTACTATGCAGTTAGTGACGGCGTAGATATCATCTACCTTGAAGGTCAAAACGAGAAAGGCAAAGAAGACCCACACGCTTGGCTCAACCTTGAAAATGGGATAATTTATGCTAAAAATATCGCTAAACAGTTGATTGCAAAAGACCCTAGCAACAAGGAATTCTACGAAAAAAATCTCAAAGACTATACTGAAAAGCTAGACAAACTGGACAAGGAAGCTAAAGAGAAATTTAACAATATCCCTGCTGAGAAAAAACTCATTGTAACCAGCGAAGGATGCTTCAAATACTTCTCTAAAGCTTACGAAGTTCCAAGTGCCTACATCTGGGAAATCAACACAGAAGAAGAAGGAACACCTGAACAAATCAAGACCTTGGTTGAAAAACTTCGCCAAACAAAAGTTCCATCACTCTTTGTTGAATCAAGTGTCGATGACCGTCCAATGAAGACTGTTTCACAAGACACAAATATCCCAATTTACGCACAAATCTTTACTGACTCAATCGCTGAAGAAGGTAAAGAAGGTGACAGCTACTACAACATGATGAAATACAACCTTGACAAGATTGCTGAAGGTTTGTCAAAATAA